The DNA window CAAGCGATTGAGATGTGGTTCAAAAACGCCTCTCCTCCGGCTCAAAGACAGAGCGCCTTCCAGAAAGCAGTCAAGTTGTATCAATCGTGTCTCGAAGATCCGCAATCAAGCAAGCCAGGAATATATCAAATTCTAGGAAATTTAGGCTTGTCATTAACAGAAGAATTGAATTTTGAACCGCTTGATATCCAAGTGAGGTTTCTGTTTGAAGGACATTCGGCGATATACACCATGACTCCAGCACCGTCTCGCAGCCAGAACGACATCTTCCTCGATGTTCGTGTATCTCCTAATTTCGATTCGTCTCGCTCGGTTAAGCCTGGCAGTGCAACGGAACGCAGAATAATTTATCAGAAGGTGTTACATTGGGTATTCGAAGGTTTAAATCTCGACGACGAGGTTATGGATCATGTTCTACAAGCGGAAGACAAAGTGTACGTCGTCTCCAGCATCCAGACGTACGGAGACAAACGTTACAGATTTGGAATGTCTAACATCGATTATTTTGCCGGCAAAGACCGGGGACTATCCGAACGGTGGAAAAAGAGCCTACAAAAATGGTCAAAGTCGCTCTTCCCCGGAAGATATCAAATTCAAATGACTTTAAACGATATACACCTACTGTATAATTTATTTGGCAGCAAAGCATTGATAAGCACCGAAGACATCCGAACATTTTTTGCATGGAGAACAACGTGGTACCTCTACAATATATCTGGAGTAACCATGGCAAATGAGAAGGCCAGTGAGATAGCCGACAACTGCCTAACTCACGAATTATATTTATTCAAGATTGTAGCGCCGATGAAGACGTTGTTAGAGAAGGTAAACCAGTCAACAGTAGATACTGTAGAACGGATGACGAATAATATTCTGCTTGGGATCGAAACGTCATTCAGAACATCGAACTGGCTCGACGGTCCTACACGAAAGGGGGCCTTAAAAAAGATATCTCAGTTACACAAGAGTATCGGTTACCCTCTTGGTATTTCATCGGAAAAAGCGGCTGACGCATATTTGAGCAATGTCCCAGACATGACAGACAGTTACGTTTCGAACGTCGTTAAGGTGATAGAGCATCAAACGTCCACTGCTATTGATATGTTGAGGAGTAAAGACGTCCTCAGCGCGTCCATCATGACTCGCTTGATAGCCTTCATACCGATGTATTCGGCAAACGCGGCGTACAATGCGCTAAGCAACGTGATTTATATTCCTCCAGGCTTAATGGTCTGGCCAATTTTCACTGATGGCGGAGCACCTGCATTGAACTACGGTACGCTGGGCGGGATACTGACACACGAAATTATGCACGGCTTCGACAATACTGGAAAAAAATACGACGGTACAGGAAAAAGAACAGGCTGGTTTTCTGAAGCCAGTAACCGAGCGTACGCTAACCTCATTGAGTGTCACAACGTCAGCATCGAGAACGCCCCAAAGGCAAGACACTACGCGGATTACCCGGCCGAGTACCTAGCGGATACGATGGGCAGAGGGTCAATACTGAAGGTGTACaggaaagcttttaaaaaatCGCCTGTGAGTCTGGGACAACTGAAGGGGTTGACGAGTGACCAGCTCTTCTACGTGGCTTGGTGCCTGATGTGGTGTGGAGAGCCACTTCCAGATAAGACTCATCCTCGCTCTGACGAAAGGTGCAATGTTCCTCTCATGAGTTCTGAACACTTTGGCGAAGTGTTTAACTGTCCTCCGGAATCGCCAATGAATTCGAAGAAAAAATGTCCCTTTTGGAGAACGCTTCTCTGAATGAAGGTTCAGAAACCGTGCACGTTGCTGAGCGTAAAATGAACAGTTCAATGAAGGAAAGAGCTTGTTTATGTTTCGGTACGTTTGGAAGTACCGTGATATTGCTTTTCTCATAAAGTACTTAAATGGCGTTTTCCGCATGCTCTACTGGCTTGTGTAGTGCTGAAATGAAAAGGTACCATTTTCTGCGGACGGATTCTGCTTTCTGTGTGGATAATTTAGCTTTCAAATTATTCTTAGTTTCATTATGTTCTTGGGAGTATACTCAAGTCTGAAGTAGCGCTTCTGTAGTATTGAAGTGGCTTCCATAAGCACCTCGGTCGGGCTTAGCTTTAACGCGGACTGATCGGAACAAGAGAAAAAGGTGGAAAAATTTTGCAAAGTACATGTTACGTTGAGTTACGTGACAATATGCCACGCGCTATTTTGTACACTAGAGGAGTAAAGTGGTCTCGCCTGCCCGTGTAGTATACTGGGTGTCCTAGAAAAAACGTGCCATTGAACAACAAAAAAATGCCAAATAGGATCGTGATATGACGTGACTGAACTCAATGAGAGTCCATTGAGACTCTCTTGTCCATTTCTAGTGATAGTAGCCTGTGTATGGTGAGTGATTTGCCCATTAGTGATGGTAGACCTGTCAGGACGCGGATTCGAAAAGCAGTGTTGCCTTTCTCATAGGAAGTCGCT is part of the Ornithodoros turicata isolate Travis unplaced genomic scaffold, ASM3712646v1 ctg00000746.1, whole genome shotgun sequence genome and encodes:
- the LOC135374755 gene encoding neprilysin-1-like, yielding MEHFKGVPNLLYFVTLQNMQAIEMWFKNASPPAQRQSAFQKAVKLYQSCLEDPQSSKPGIYQILGNLGLSLTEELNFEPLDIQVRFLFEGHSAIYTMTPAPSRSQNDIFLDVRVSPNFDSSRSVKPGSATERRIIYQKVLHWVFEGLNLDDEVMDHVLQAEDKVYVVSSIQTYGDKRYRFGMSNIDYFAGKDRGLSERWKKSLQKWSKSLFPGRYQIQMTLNDIHLLYNLFGSKALISTEDIRTFFAWRTTWYLYNISGVTMANEKASEIADNCLTHELYLFKIVAPMKTLLEKVNQSTVDTVERMTNNILLGIETSFRTSNWLDGPTRKGALKKISQLHKSIGYPLGISSEKAADAYLSNVPDMTDSYVSNVVKVIEHQTSTAIDMLRSKDVLSASIMTRLIAFIPMYSANAAYNALSNVIYIPPGLMVWPIFTDGGAPALNYGTLGGILTHEIMHGFDNTGKKYDGTGKRTGWFSEASNRAYANLIECHNVSIENAPKARHYADYPAEYLADTMGRGSILKVYRKAFKKSPVSLGQLKGLTSDQLFYVAWCLMWCGEPLPDKTHPRSDERCNVPLMSSEHFGEVFNCPPESPMNSKKKCPFWRTLL